One part of the Microlunatus elymi genome encodes these proteins:
- a CDS encoding carbonic anhydrase: MVLGHEGCGAVGAARSVVDDGNLPTGHVGDLVQHVIPSVLSAREAGRLSTDDIEVEHVIRTIDVLLEHSTSIADRVTDGRAAVVGMRYRLAEGVADLVAARGLPLEIRTA; encoded by the coding sequence GTGGTGTTGGGTCACGAAGGCTGCGGCGCGGTCGGTGCGGCCCGCTCGGTGGTCGATGACGGCAACCTGCCGACCGGTCATGTGGGTGATCTTGTCCAACATGTGATTCCAAGCGTGTTGTCCGCCCGTGAGGCCGGGCGACTGAGCACCGACGACATCGAGGTTGAACACGTGATCCGCACCATCGACGTTCTGCTGGAACATTCGACGAGCATCGCCGATCGCGTCACCGATGGGCGCGCCGCCGTGGTCGGGATGCGCTACCGGCTCGCCGAAGGTGTCGCCGATCTCGTCGCCGCGCGAGGTTTACCGCTGGAGATCCGGACGGCTTGA